The Bradyrhizobium sp. CCBAU 051011 DNA segment CGCCTGGGCCAGAAACTGCGGCGTCGAAGTCATCGAACTCGACATGAAGAAGGGCTTCACCGCCGCGCGGGCACGCAATACGGGCTTTCGCCGCCTGATGGAGCTGCGGCCTGATCTGGCGTACGTTCAATTTGTAGACGGCGATTGCGAATTGGCGAAGCAATGGCCCGAGCGTTCCATGGCGTTTCTGGATGAACACCCACGGGTTTGCGCAGCTTTCGGCCGGCGTCGAGAACGTCATCCCGAACATTCTTTTTACAACGCGCTTTGCGACCGCGAATGGAACGTGCCGCTCGGAGAAGCCCGCTTCTTTGGCGGCGATGTCATGATCCGGACGGCGGCGCTGACCCAGGCAGGAGGATATCGCGAAGAGCTGATCGCAGGTGAGGAACCGGAACTCAGCGTGCGGCTACGCGCGTTCGGATGGGCGATCTGGCGGCTGGATCAGGAGATGACCCTCCACGATGCCGCGATCAGCCGGTTCAGCCAATGGTGGCTGCGGATGGTTCGCAGCGGCTACGCGTTCGCACAAGGGCGCCATCTGCACGGATCGACGCTGGAGAAGTTATGGATTTGGGAGAGCCGCCGCGCCTGGCTTTGGGGCTTCTGGCTGCCACTTGTATGCTTGGGCGCGATCGCCTCGTTCGGGATATCTGGCCTTACCAGCCTCCTTGTCTATCCGTTGCAGATCCTGCGAAGAATGACGCGTCTAAGCGGGCCCTGGTCCGAACGGTTTCAGCTCGCACTGTTCGAAATGCTTGCGAGGTTTTCCGAAGCTCTGGGGCAACTCAGGTTTCTGCGCGACCGGCTCGCCGGACGGCATGGCCGGATCGTTGAATACAAGTAATTCGCTTTTTTGACTGACAGGATTATTTGATGACCAGCACAACCATCGTTACATGCGTCGAAGCCGGCGGGCTGGAAGCAGAGGTTCTGTTGCTGGCCGAATCATTGAGAGCGTTTGGAGGGGCGTGGTCAAAATCGGACTTCCTCGCCGTCAAGCCTCGACGCGGCCCCGCTTTGAAGGCGGCCACGAAATCGGAGTTCCGCCGGCTCGGCGTGGAATTTATCGACAAACCCTACAATTCGAAATTCGAATGGTGGAACAATGCC contains these protein-coding regions:
- a CDS encoding glycosyltransferase family 2 protein, yielding MPAETSHRYGVVAIGRNEGERLKQCLTSAQGADAIVYVDSGSTDSSVAWARNCGVEVIELDMKKGFTAARARNTGFRRLMELRPDLAYVQFVDGDCELAKQWPERSMAFLDEHPRVCAAFGRRRERHPEHSFYNALCDREWNVPLGEARFFGGDVMIRTAALTQAGGYREELIAGEEPELSVRLRAFGWAIWRLDQEMTLHDAAISRFSQWWLRMVRSGYAFAQGRHLHGSTLEKLWIWESRRAWLWGFWLPLVCLGAIASFGISGLTSLLVYPLQILRRMTRLSGPWSERFQLALFEMLARFSEALGQLRFLRDRLAGRHGRIVEYK